The following are from one region of the uncultured Hyphomonas sp. genome:
- a CDS encoding Do family serine endopeptidase: MTKHVSKYLAVAGLCVVALLVLAVSPLMANAQRLPETRSEIELTFAPLVKEVSPAVVNVYTQKTVKTGITPMEMLLYGRTAPQSRVQNSLGSGVIVREDGVIVTNNHVVKDADSFRVVLSDRREYPAELVLNDERTDLAVLKIDTGGDKLPVLGYADTREAQVGDLVMAIGNPFGVGQTVTSGIISATARTDVGISDYSFFIQTDAAVNPGNSGGALVNMKGELVGVNTAIFSRGGGSNGIGFAIPSEMVKRVVDAAMNEGTFVRPWLGLAAQSVTFDMARAQGLSRPIGVMVTEVYDGGPADKAGLRRGDLVTAIDGREVFDEKGLKFLAAIRNPGEKAQLNVLRGGKNRVIGVTVAPPPGATEADIVLLEGQDVFNGARVVELSPRLAEENGLDPFQKGSGIYVYSVARRSVARNYFRPGDIIRSVNGKQTRTVKDLESVLGDSDRSWDIELDRNGRTIRGKVRL, encoded by the coding sequence ATGACAAAACATGTTTCAAAGTATCTGGCAGTGGCTGGGCTTTGTGTGGTGGCCCTTCTGGTGCTGGCGGTTTCCCCTCTGATGGCGAATGCCCAGCGATTGCCGGAGACGCGATCCGAGATAGAGCTGACATTTGCGCCTCTGGTTAAGGAAGTCTCACCCGCTGTGGTGAACGTCTACACGCAGAAAACCGTCAAAACGGGCATCACCCCGATGGAGATGCTTCTCTACGGCCGCACGGCGCCCCAAAGCCGCGTGCAGAACTCGTTGGGATCTGGCGTGATCGTCCGCGAAGATGGCGTGATCGTCACCAATAATCATGTCGTGAAAGATGCTGACTCTTTCCGGGTCGTGCTGAGCGACCGCCGGGAATACCCTGCGGAACTTGTGCTGAACGATGAGCGGACCGATCTCGCCGTCCTGAAAATCGACACCGGCGGCGACAAACTGCCCGTCCTCGGCTACGCAGACACGCGTGAAGCACAGGTCGGCGATCTGGTCATGGCCATTGGGAACCCGTTCGGCGTCGGCCAGACCGTGACCAGTGGCATCATCTCTGCGACGGCGCGCACAGATGTCGGCATTTCCGACTACTCGTTTTTCATCCAGACGGATGCGGCCGTGAATCCCGGAAATTCGGGCGGGGCGCTCGTGAACATGAAGGGCGAACTGGTCGGCGTGAACACGGCGATCTTTTCTCGCGGTGGCGGATCGAACGGGATCGGCTTTGCCATTCCGTCTGAGATGGTGAAGCGTGTTGTCGATGCCGCGATGAATGAAGGTACGTTCGTACGTCCATGGCTGGGGCTGGCAGCGCAGTCGGTCACCTTCGACATGGCAAGGGCGCAAGGCCTTTCGCGTCCGATCGGCGTCATGGTCACAGAAGTTTACGATGGTGGGCCGGCAGACAAGGCGGGCCTGCGCCGGGGCGATCTTGTCACCGCCATCGATGGCCGGGAGGTTTTCGATGAGAAGGGCCTGAAATTCCTCGCGGCCATTCGCAATCCCGGTGAAAAGGCGCAGCTGAACGTTTTACGCGGCGGCAAAAATCGGGTGATCGGCGTGACAGTCGCGCCGCCGCCGGGGGCGACAGAAGCCGATATCGTACTGCTCGAAGGGCAGGATGTGTTTAACGGCGCGCGCGTTGTCGAGCTTTCGCCGCGCCTGGCCGAGGAGAACGGTCTCGACCCGTTCCAGAAGGGCTCTGGCATTTATGTGTATTCGGTCGCGCGGCGCTCGGTTGCCCGCAACTATTTCCGCCCGGGCGACATTATCCGCTCGGTGAACGGCAAGCAGACCAGGACGGTGAAAGACCTGGAAAGCGTGCTGGGGGATTCCGACCGGAGCTGGGATATCGAACTGGACCGAAACGGGCGGACTATCCGAGGGAAAGTCCGCCTTTAA
- a CDS encoding MFS transporter, translated as MTDVVQPEASGPSLATRLAFGFGGAAEGIKNNGFEYFLLFFYSQILGLPAAMVFLALTIALVVDAMSDPIVGYWSDNIRTRIGRRHPFMYAALLPVGLTYYLAWNPPEGLSPNGLFLWLLVLTISVRLSFTMYEVPSTALVPELTPDYDARTGLMSYRYFFAWIGGLSIQIFLLFFLLKPSEQNPSGYFHIPGWHLYGQVAAGIILLAAAVSTFGTHARIPYLKAPPAQRNLTLGKVFSEIFETISNPSFRALFLATLFGLLASGVSASLNQYINGYFWGFTTTQTAGLTVAVYISAVLALIIAPIAGRMFGKKRAALAIGVLAFTIAPAPVFARLVGLMPPNGTDALYNIVLTVTIFDLALIIATQMLMGSMVADIVEDSEVQTGRRSEGIFYAGISFIRKLAQASGVFVATMVLTFAGIQEGAQPDKVTDSSLTSLGWGYAVTLLAAWTLMLLCVGFYRISRESHAANLVALAEREGKGPTH; from the coding sequence ATGACGGACGTTGTCCAACCAGAGGCCTCCGGGCCCAGCCTGGCAACCCGTCTGGCCTTCGGGTTCGGCGGGGCGGCCGAGGGGATCAAGAACAACGGGTTCGAATACTTCCTGCTGTTCTTCTACAGTCAGATTCTGGGCTTGCCCGCGGCGATGGTTTTCCTCGCCCTGACGATCGCCCTGGTCGTAGACGCAATGTCCGATCCCATCGTCGGGTACTGGTCCGACAATATACGGACGCGTATCGGCCGGCGGCATCCCTTTATGTATGCGGCCCTCCTGCCGGTCGGGCTGACATATTATCTCGCCTGGAACCCGCCTGAAGGCTTGTCGCCAAACGGCCTGTTCCTCTGGCTTCTGGTTCTGACAATCAGTGTGCGGCTTTCTTTCACCATGTATGAGGTGCCGAGCACGGCGCTGGTTCCGGAACTCACGCCGGATTATGACGCCCGCACCGGCCTGATGTCGTACCGCTACTTCTTCGCCTGGATCGGCGGTCTTTCCATCCAGATTTTCCTGCTCTTCTTCCTGTTGAAGCCAAGCGAACAGAACCCGTCTGGCTATTTCCATATTCCCGGTTGGCATCTCTACGGCCAGGTTGCGGCCGGTATCATTCTGCTGGCCGCTGCGGTGTCGACGTTCGGCACGCATGCGCGCATCCCTTATCTCAAAGCACCGCCGGCGCAGCGTAATCTGACGCTCGGAAAGGTTTTTTCGGAAATCTTCGAGACGATTTCGAACCCGTCCTTCCGGGCTTTGTTCCTTGCCACGCTGTTCGGTTTGCTGGCCTCCGGTGTGTCTGCCTCGCTGAACCAGTACATCAATGGCTATTTCTGGGGCTTCACGACAACCCAGACGGCTGGCCTGACGGTGGCGGTCTATATCTCTGCGGTGCTGGCCCTGATCATTGCGCCGATCGCGGGCCGGATGTTCGGGAAGAAGCGTGCCGCCCTCGCGATCGGCGTCCTGGCGTTCACAATCGCACCGGCACCCGTCTTCGCGCGGCTGGTGGGACTGATGCCGCCGAATGGCACGGACGCATTGTACAATATCGTGCTGACCGTCACGATCTTTGACCTTGCGCTCATCATCGCCACACAGATGCTGATGGGCTCGATGGTTGCTGACATTGTCGAGGACAGTGAAGTTCAGACGGGCCGGCGCTCAGAAGGCATCTTCTATGCAGGCATCAGCTTCATCCGGAAGCTGGCGCAGGCCTCCGGCGTGTTCGTGGCAACCATGGTTCTGACCTTTGCTGGCATACAGGAGGGCGCTCAGCCGGACAAAGTCACCGACAGCTCGCTGACGTCGCTTGGCTGGGGGTATGCGGTGACGTTGCTGGCCGCGTGGACGCTCATGCTGCTCTGCGTTGGCTTCTATCGTATCAGCCGTGAAAGCCACGCTGCGAACCTTGTGGCGCTTGCCGAACGTGAGGGTAAAGGACCAACGCACTGA
- a CDS encoding acyl-CoA dehydrogenase family protein produces MDLAFTPEDRAFQKEVRAWIAENYTPDLRAKSAASKNGYLDKEGQVAWQKKLYERGWVAPNWPVEYGGPGLSASERYILNMELSSAGTPPVSPMGISMVAPVLMAFGSDEQKKKYLPPILRSDVWWCQGYSEPGAGSDLASLQMSAVRDGDDYVLNGSKIWTTHAQWADMIFCLVRTSREGKHQEGISFIVFPMTLPGIKISPLPTLDGPVEGGQEINQVFFEDVRVPIAEALVGEENKGWTYAKYLLQFERGNAYAPGLRAMLNKARKIASVEESGGDALIRDQDFARKMAQLEIKIDSLDATEQRIFSALSAGQAVGPESSMLKCAGSETQQAITELVVEAAGTYGAPFVRDNFAIAREGANADLPFPSYSVSAVPSYFNYRKTSIYAGSNEIQRNIMAKMVLGL; encoded by the coding sequence ATGGATCTCGCCTTCACACCAGAAGACCGCGCCTTCCAGAAAGAGGTACGCGCCTGGATCGCTGAAAACTATACTCCGGATCTGCGCGCAAAAAGCGCTGCGTCCAAGAATGGTTACCTCGACAAGGAGGGCCAGGTCGCCTGGCAGAAGAAGCTTTACGAGCGGGGGTGGGTCGCGCCGAACTGGCCTGTGGAGTATGGCGGTCCCGGCCTGTCTGCGTCTGAACGCTATATCCTGAACATGGAACTTTCTTCTGCCGGCACGCCGCCGGTCAGCCCGATGGGCATTTCCATGGTCGCCCCGGTGCTGATGGCGTTTGGTTCGGACGAGCAGAAGAAGAAATACCTGCCGCCGATCCTTCGGTCTGATGTCTGGTGGTGCCAGGGCTACTCCGAGCCGGGCGCAGGGTCTGATCTTGCGTCCCTCCAGATGAGCGCTGTGCGCGACGGCGACGATTATGTGCTCAATGGATCGAAGATCTGGACGACCCACGCCCAGTGGGCCGACATGATCTTCTGCCTCGTGCGGACTTCCAGAGAAGGCAAGCACCAGGAGGGCATCAGTTTCATCGTCTTCCCGATGACGTTGCCGGGCATCAAGATTTCTCCGCTGCCGACCCTCGACGGTCCGGTTGAAGGCGGGCAGGAGATCAATCAGGTCTTCTTTGAAGACGTTCGAGTGCCGATTGCTGAAGCGCTGGTTGGCGAAGAGAACAAGGGGTGGACCTACGCGAAATATCTGCTCCAGTTCGAGCGCGGCAATGCCTACGCGCCGGGTCTGCGGGCCATGCTCAACAAGGCGCGCAAGATTGCGAGTGTCGAAGAAAGCGGCGGTGATGCCCTGATCCGGGATCAGGACTTCGCCCGCAAAATGGCGCAGCTCGAGATCAAGATCGACAGCCTGGATGCGACGGAACAGCGGATTTTCTCCGCCTTGTCTGCCGGGCAGGCGGTAGGCCCGGAAAGCTCAATGCTGAAATGCGCCGGATCGGAAACGCAGCAGGCGATCACGGAACTCGTGGTCGAGGCCGCCGGGACCTATGGCGCACCATTTGTGCGGGACAATTTCGCGATTGCCCGTGAGGGCGCGAATGCTGATCTGCCGTTTCCGTCTTACTCGGTCAGCGCGGTGCCCAGTTATTTCAACTATCGGAAAACCTCCATCTATGCCGGCTCCAACGAGATCCAGCGTAACATCATGGCCAAGATGGTCCTGGGGCTCTGA
- a CDS encoding glycosyltransferase family 2 protein, whose translation MAKINRNEAPELAPGAILAVIPTLNEERHIETCIRSLMAGDARLGDVPLVVADGGSSDNTVEIVKRLKSEFPNLQLIHNPKQLQAAALNLAVSNASTSGTRYVVRCDAHSIYPAGFILSVARALQSTGAASVVIPMDAIGDTCFERANAWVVDTPLGSGGSVHRGGKTSGYVDHGHHAGFNIEMYRQVGGYDETFSHNEDAEYDERVTQAGGKIYLDADIRIRYIPRGSVKRLAKQYFNYGKGRARNVRKHNQRLKIRQALPIFALLASTGGLIGSSVFLPALILPAGYVGVLAAASVAVAVWKRSSCGLLAGLISGTMHMSWAAGFLKEAISGSKP comes from the coding sequence ATGGCTAAAATCAACAGAAACGAAGCGCCGGAACTGGCGCCAGGCGCGATTCTGGCTGTCATTCCGACGCTTAACGAAGAGCGCCATATTGAGACATGTATCCGTTCATTGATGGCCGGAGATGCCCGGCTCGGCGACGTGCCGCTGGTTGTTGCCGATGGCGGAAGCTCGGACAACACGGTTGAGATCGTCAAACGTCTGAAATCCGAATTCCCGAATTTGCAGCTCATTCACAATCCGAAGCAACTACAGGCCGCCGCCCTGAACCTGGCTGTCTCAAATGCCAGCACCTCCGGGACGCGTTATGTCGTACGCTGCGACGCGCACTCCATTTACCCTGCGGGCTTCATCCTTTCCGTCGCCCGGGCACTTCAGTCGACCGGCGCCGCCTCCGTCGTCATCCCGATGGATGCCATCGGTGATACATGTTTTGAACGCGCAAACGCCTGGGTCGTCGATACACCGCTTGGCTCGGGCGGTTCGGTGCATCGCGGCGGGAAAACGTCTGGCTATGTTGACCATGGGCACCATGCCGGCTTCAACATTGAGATGTACCGTCAGGTTGGCGGGTATGATGAGACCTTCTCTCACAATGAAGACGCCGAATATGATGAACGCGTCACGCAGGCGGGTGGAAAAATCTATCTCGATGCCGATATCCGCATCCGCTACATCCCGCGTGGATCGGTGAAACGACTGGCAAAACAGTATTTCAATTATGGCAAAGGCCGCGCGCGTAATGTGCGAAAGCACAACCAGCGGCTGAAAATCCGCCAGGCGCTGCCCATATTTGCCCTTCTCGCCAGCACCGGCGGACTGATCGGATCGTCCGTTTTTCTGCCGGCCCTTATCCTGCCGGCGGGTTATGTTGGCGTGCTCGCGGCAGCTTCGGTTGCAGTTGCCGTCTGGAAACGGTCTTCTTGCGGTCTTCTTGCGGGCCTGATTTCCGGCACCATGCATATGAGCTGGGCGGCCGGCTTCCTCAAGGAAGCGATAAGTGGATCAAAGCCCTGA
- a CDS encoding putative quinol monooxygenase: MIGVVAKLTIQAGKESEFEQVGKDLMAKVKANESGCLTYQLYKSKKEANVYIFMEQYASEEAFKAHGQTDYFKAAGPALGACLAGAPEIQYFDIVE, encoded by the coding sequence ATGATTGGCGTTGTGGCAAAACTGACGATCCAGGCGGGCAAAGAGTCCGAATTCGAGCAAGTCGGCAAGGACCTGATGGCGAAGGTCAAGGCAAACGAATCTGGCTGCCTGACCTACCAGCTCTACAAGTCGAAAAAAGAGGCGAACGTTTATATCTTCATGGAGCAATACGCTTCGGAAGAGGCGTTCAAGGCGCACGGTCAGACTGATTATTTCAAAGCGGCAGGACCGGCCCTCGGCGCCTGCCTCGCAGGTGCTCCGGAGATTCAGTACTTCGATATCGTGGAATAG
- a CDS encoding metallophosphoesterase family protein: MTDQTRQSFLQRISNLTRSATSLRARIRRGLGRSAPEADEQVQEEPPAVVTRQSRVPDGQCVYAIGDVHGRCDLLMKLVEQIDEDSKSLPEGTKRVLVFLGDYIDRGLQSKNVIEFMLSDRMKAFERVFLMGNHEEALLRFLNDVNFGKQWVRYGGAETLYSYGLQPPQNARAAMQSHEAMDAYKRAWDKVWTEFRNRMPEHHLKFYQNLQHYYVTGDYLFVHAGLRPGESLEGQTVRDMLWIREEFLDAEEQFPQVVVHGHTPTDDVFRDDRRIGLDTGAFISGKLSAVRLFRDEVSFLST, encoded by the coding sequence ATGACCGACCAGACCCGGCAAAGCTTCCTGCAGCGGATCAGCAACCTGACCCGATCAGCGACGTCTTTGCGTGCGCGAATCCGCCGGGGCCTTGGCCGTTCTGCGCCCGAAGCCGACGAACAGGTGCAGGAAGAACCGCCAGCAGTCGTCACACGTCAGTCCCGCGTGCCAGACGGCCAATGCGTCTATGCGATTGGCGATGTTCATGGCCGCTGCGACCTGCTCATGAAGCTGGTCGAGCAAATTGATGAAGACTCAAAGTCCTTGCCGGAAGGCACCAAGCGAGTCCTTGTTTTTCTTGGGGATTATATTGATCGCGGCCTGCAATCCAAAAACGTGATCGAGTTCATGCTGAGCGATCGCATGAAAGCGTTCGAGCGGGTCTTCCTGATGGGCAACCACGAGGAAGCGCTGCTGCGTTTTCTGAATGACGTCAATTTCGGCAAACAATGGGTGCGCTATGGCGGCGCTGAAACGCTCTATTCCTATGGTCTTCAGCCACCGCAAAACGCGCGCGCAGCGATGCAGTCTCATGAAGCCATGGACGCCTACAAGCGTGCCTGGGACAAGGTCTGGACAGAATTCCGGAACCGCATGCCCGAACATCACCTGAAATTCTATCAGAACCTCCAGCACTATTATGTCACCGGCGACTACCTTTTCGTTCATGCTGGCCTGCGTCCGGGCGAATCGCTTGAGGGACAGACAGTGCGGGACATGTTGTGGATTCGTGAGGAATTCCTGGACGCCGAGGAGCAATTCCCCCAGGTCGTGGTACACGGTCACACCCCGACAGATGATGTGTTTCGCGATGATCGACGGATCGGCCTTGATACCGGTGCGTTCATCAGCGGAAAACTTTCAGCTGTTCGACTGTTCCGGGATGAAGTTTCCTTCCTCTCAACCTGA